In Harpia harpyja isolate bHarHar1 chromosome 12, bHarHar1 primary haplotype, whole genome shotgun sequence, a single window of DNA contains:
- the PID1 gene encoding PTB-containing, cubilin and LRP1-interacting protein isoform X4 has translation MLCVLGVTYLGKVSTTGMQFLSGCTEKPVIELWKKHTLAREDIYPANALLEIRPFQVWLHHLDLKGEATVHMDTFQVARIAYCTADHNVSPNIFAWVYREINDDLSYQMDCHAVECESKLEAKKLAHAMMEAFKKTFHSMKSDGRIHRNSSSEEVSHEFESDDG, from the exons ATGCTCTGTGTGCTGGGG GTTACATACTTGGGTAAGGTTTCCACAACAGGGATGCAATTTTTGTCAGGCTGCACAGAGAAACCAGTCATTGAATTATGGAAGAAGCACACGCTCGCCAGGGAGGATATTTACCCAGCGAACGCCCTTCTGGAAATTCGCCCTTTCCAAGTCTGGCTGCATCATCTGGACCTCAAAGGCGAGGCGACAGTCCACATGGATACCTTTCAGGTAGCACGTATAGCCTACTGCACTGCTGACCACAACGTCAGCCCAAACATCTTTGCTTGGGTCTATCGGGAGATCAACGATGACTTGTCCTACCAGATGGACTGCCATGCTGTAGAGTGTGAGAGCAAGCTGGAGGCCAAGAAGCTGGCCCATGCCATGATGGAGGCCTTTAAGAAGACTTTTCACAGCATGAAAAGCGATGGCCGGATCCACAGGAACAGCTCGTCAGAGGAAGTGTCTCATGAATTTGAATCTGATGATGGCTGA